The nucleotide window ACGTCGAAAGCATGTTGCCCAAGTCCGGTTACGCCCTGCGGGCGTACAACAGAGCTGCCGGCCGCGAGGATGAGGCGGTCAAAAGACACCACTTCAGGGTCGGGACCCGTCGGAGACCTGACGTGAACGGTGTGGGCCTGGGTGTCTATCGTCTCGACGGTTCCCTGAAGGAACTGTACGCCGGCAGCTTCAAACAAGGCAGCGAGGGGATGCGTCATGCTGGCGGCATTCGTTTCGTAGAGGCGCGGTCGTATAACCAGAAACGGCTCAGGCgctacgacgacgatgttgatggtgttggctCGAtcgctgctgttgttgatcAGGCGCTTCGCAGAGAGTGCGCTCCACACTCCGGCGAAACCGGCACCGACAATCAATATAGTGCTGGACATGACTGGTTGAGAATGATGTTGTtaaggggggaaagggtcTTGGTTCGAAGGTGATAGATAGTGAGATTGTTATAGAAGAAGTGGTGTATATTTCCAACTCATGGGAAGTCTGGCGGGATACTTATATCAATTTCTGCCGTTTGTGATATGGCGTCTCGGGCTTCCAGCTCGAGGGAGTTCAAGCGGGTAGGCTAAGCTAAGACATGTGTGTAACTCGTGGCAACATGTAGCTGCAAAGAGCGTTGTCAGCGTGGCTTACACCGGGTATCCGGCTTTGCCTCCATCGGGTACCCGAGTAGTTAACCGGGTccccgcatcgtcgacgacacgCCGGGAAATTCCAAACTCCTCTCACAGTCATCAGTAGATCCCGTCAACCCACACCATGACGGCCGCCACCGGTCTTCCAACCCGTCAGAATGGCGGAGCTATACGCTCGTCCTTGGCTTGCCTCCCCTGCCGCTCACGCCATCTCAGATGCGACGGGACGCGACCGCAGTGCGACCGATGCGCTAATGCCGCGACGGAATGCCGTTATGCCCCTtcgcgccgcggcggcctcgatcgCGCGGCGCTGGCAGAGCGGCGCAAACGTCtcgcggccgcggcagcaAGCCACGATGCCTCGGTCGATGGATCCGGACCCGGACCACAGTCACAGATGAGCTTCGGGCCGTCTCGGGAACCCGGGTACCGGCTTGGTAGCGAAGGTCTCCCCCATGGTACCAGTACAGTCCAAGAAGCCATCTGTCTCGGGGACCCTGACTCTTCTCCAAAGGCACCAAGTACTCTACAGCTGCAGTCGGAAAACATAGGGACTGACGTCTTGGTCGACTCGTATTACAGCTCTTTTCATACGTTCCATCCGTTTCTCGTACCGCGGAGATACTTTGTGAAAATGTGTCAAGAGCCGAGCCGTCAAGTCAGTCTCGAGCCTCTCATTGCCGTCATGCGTCTTGTTGGGAGCATCTATGCTGCCCAGGAATGGTCCGCTCCTCTCAAAGAGCACGTCGAGACCCGCTTCTTCGAGGCAAGCCCGGAAGATCCAACCATGGTGCAGTCTCGACTGCTGTACTCAGTGGCGCTGTTCTGGCACAGCTTCAAGGCCGAGGCAAAGCACCAGATGGATCTCGCCGTTCGTCTGGCACTTGACCTGGGCATGTTCCAACAAGAGTTCGCAAGGACTCACGGCGCCGGTGATCCCGTCCTGACCGAGAGTTGGAGGCGGACGTGGTGGGAGCTGTACATCATCGATGCATACTACGCCGGGACTTTGGGGACCATGAACTTTGCCGTCGTGGATGTCGAGGCGACTGTCGAGTTGCCTTGCGAAGAGTCGGAATATGAGTCGGGCGTAGGTTGACCACTACTACTACATACTCGTTGTGGATATCCTCGAGCTTACCAGCACATAGCAAATCCCAACCCCAAAGACACTTGACGATTTTGACTGTCGCGAGTTCTCTTCGGGGGACGCCTCGttctcctccttcgcctACCTCATCAGCGCTGTGAGGTGCGCAGCGTCGGCGATTTCCGCGGCGCCCAAGATCACAAGCAGAGAAGACTCGACGCACATCATCCAGAGTGCCGACTCTGTCATTGATGGGTGGTCGCTTCTGCTACCCAAAGACCGCAAGCAGGTCATGACCAAGGCCGGGCATATCGACGAGCTCATGTTCCAGGCGCACTTGCTCATAAATGTGTAAGTCGACGGCCGCACTGCCGGTTCTCTCTGATAGGGATAAGAGTGCACTATTTATGACTATCTCGCAGGGCAACCATTGGGTTACACAGACCATTCTCGGACCTCAGGTTCAATCCTGTGGAGGACATCTCCAGCTGCGCGAGAGAGCCGCCTCTCGAAATTGCCAAACCGGAACTTGTAAACGTCCACACAGTCCGGGTTTTGCGATCCGTGGAGGCTCAAATCCGTCTGTTGGCCCTGCCGGTCCGGCCCTTCCACCACACCCCGTTCGTTACCTGCATGATCAGCGAGGGCACGCTTGCACTGCTATCTGCGTGCAACTTCCTGCTCAGGGGAAAGGAGCTGAGCATCGCGCGTGACCAGATTCGGATGATGATCGGCTGTCTCAAGACGTTGGGCGAGACTTGGCCGAGAACAGAGAGAAATGTGCAGGAGATCCAGACGGTTGCTCGGCATGTACTGAGGCTGGGGCCTAACGTGACGGCTGGCACCAGTAGCGGTACAAGGTCTAGTCGTGTGCCGAGCCTGTCTGCCGTCGAGAGAAGTTCCGACTCTCAGACTGGACCAGTGACCGACGATAACGATGTTTTCCCCTCCTTGGGCTCGATGGATGACGTTTGCGGTTGGTACAacctcgaggatcttggcccGCAATTTGCGGAATGGATCGGCAATGAGTAGCAACGACCGTTTTTATGGAAATATGCTTTGTGGAACAAAGACTCGCATACCAATGTGATAGAGTCTGTGTTATTTGAGTCTACCATGTTTCCGATGCTACGGCATTGGATCCGCAGTGAATCTTATTCATTAGTCAAATTGGTCATGGGACTAGGATTTACATCTCCAAGTGTCTTTCATACAGGCAAACCTATAAGAATCATGATTGTATATTTGGCTTATCTTGTTAACCACTGCTTCCCAGTCTTGATATGTCGCTATTATACCAAAC belongs to Colletotrichum higginsianum IMI 349063 chromosome 5, whole genome shotgun sequence and includes:
- a CDS encoding C6 zinc finger protein; translation: MCQEPSRQVSLEPLIAVMRLVGSIYAAQEWSAPLKEHVETRFFEASPEDPTMVQSRLLYSVALFWHSFKAEAKHQMDLAVRLALDLGMFQQEFARTHGAGDPVLTESWRRTWWELYIIDAYYAGTLGTMNFAVVDVEATVELPCEESEYESGTLDDFDCREFSSGDASFSSFAYLISAVRCAASAISAAPKITSREDSTHIIQSADSVIDGWSLLLPKDRKQVMTKAGHIDELMFQAHLLINVPFSDLRFNPVEDISSCAREPPLEIAKPELVNVHTVRVLRSVEAQIRLLALPVRPFHHTPFVTCMISEGTLALLSACNFLLRGKELSIARDQIRMMIGCLKTLGETWPRTERNVQEIQTVARHVLRLGPNVTAGTSSGTRSSRVPSLSAVERSSDSQTGPVTDDNDVFPSLGSMDDVCGWYNLEDLGPQFAEWIGNE